In Mangrovivirga cuniculi, the following proteins share a genomic window:
- a CDS encoding ABC transporter permease, producing the protein MIDSLDQYMVIFFVIILLALSFGIVNTMLMAVLERVREIGMLMAIGMNKWKLFAMISLETIFMVMIAAPLGLLLAYITIEYLGTHGLDMTGLYKEGYSAYGFKPIIYPQLDMRYYFNILILVAVTAVLASIYPAITALRLDPVKAIRKI; encoded by the coding sequence ATGATCGACTCACTGGACCAGTATATGGTTATCTTCTTCGTCATCATTTTACTGGCATTATCCTTTGGTATCGTTAACACTATGCTTATGGCTGTACTTGAAAGAGTAAGAGAAATAGGCATGCTCATGGCAATTGGAATGAACAAGTGGAAGCTATTTGCTATGATCTCACTAGAAACGATCTTCATGGTAATGATTGCAGCTCCTCTGGGATTGCTTTTAGCATACATTACAATTGAATACCTGGGAACTCATGGCCTGGACATGACCGGACTTTATAAAGAAGGTTATTCAGCCTATGGATTTAAACCCATTATCTATCCTCAGCTGGATATGAGGTATTATTTTAATATCCTTATTCTGGTTGCAGTAACAGCCGTGCTGGCATCAATATACCCTGCCATCACGGCATTGAGACTTGATCCCGTAAAAGCCATTAGAAAAATATAA
- a CDS encoding NADPH:quinone oxidoreductase family protein, translated as MKAVVCKEFGPPSKLMVEDIESPKIKDKEVLITVKTCGVNFPDTLIIQGLYQFKPELPFIPGSDVAGVVKEVGAGVKHLEVGDEVFGFVMQGGYAEEVAVPANVCFKKPNKMDFSVAASFMIAYGTSYHALKDRANLQPGETLVVLGASGGVGLAAVELGKLMGAKVIAVASTDEKLQLCKQYGADELINYTQEDLKARIKELTEGSGADVIYDPVGGDYSEQALRTMAWEGRYLVVGFAAGDIPKIPLNLTLLKGCSIVGVFWGNFAMKTPQKNMENTKQLMQWLAEGKVTPHIHKVYPLAEASEALEEKMNRKVRGKVVIQCT; from the coding sequence ATGAAAGCAGTAGTATGTAAAGAATTTGGTCCACCATCGAAGCTCATGGTAGAAGATATTGAGTCACCAAAGATTAAAGACAAAGAAGTATTAATTACCGTAAAAACCTGTGGTGTTAATTTCCCGGACACCTTGATCATCCAGGGATTGTACCAATTTAAACCCGAGTTGCCATTCATTCCCGGGAGTGATGTAGCGGGCGTAGTTAAGGAAGTGGGTGCTGGTGTCAAACACCTGGAAGTTGGCGATGAAGTTTTTGGTTTTGTCATGCAAGGCGGATATGCTGAGGAGGTTGCAGTTCCGGCCAATGTTTGCTTTAAAAAACCGAATAAGATGGACTTTTCGGTTGCTGCATCTTTTATGATCGCATATGGAACTTCTTACCACGCATTAAAGGACCGGGCAAATTTACAGCCGGGAGAAACACTGGTCGTATTAGGTGCATCCGGTGGAGTCGGACTGGCAGCGGTAGAACTCGGCAAGCTGATGGGAGCTAAAGTGATTGCCGTTGCTTCCACTGATGAGAAATTACAGCTTTGCAAGCAATATGGTGCTGATGAACTGATTAACTATACACAAGAAGATTTAAAGGCAAGAATCAAAGAATTGACTGAGGGTAGCGGCGCCGATGTAATTTATGATCCGGTAGGAGGTGATTATTCTGAGCAGGCCTTACGAACCATGGCCTGGGAAGGCCGCTATTTAGTCGTTGGATTTGCTGCCGGTGACATTCCCAAAATTCCATTAAACCTAACCCTGTTAAAAGGATGTTCTATAGTTGGAGTGTTTTGGGGGAATTTTGCCATGAAAACGCCACAAAAGAATATGGAAAACACCAAACAACTCATGCAATGGCTGGCAGAAGGAAAAGTTACTCCACATATTCATAAGGTATACCCATTAGCGGAGGCTTCCGAAGCCCTGGAAGAAAAGATGAATCGTAAAGTGAGGGGAAAGGTAGTTATTCAATGCACCTAA
- a CDS encoding AMP-binding enzyme, translating to MKGYFNKPEANKVTLKNGWLHSGDVAVKDEDGFFYIVDRTKEMINRKGLNVYPREIEEVMMKHDAISMVAVIGVPDDEAGEEIKACVVLKNGQDISEQELIDWTEDHIAAYKYPRIIEFMDALPLSATGKILKKKLS from the coding sequence ATGAAAGGCTATTTCAATAAACCGGAAGCAAATAAAGTCACATTGAAAAACGGCTGGCTACACTCCGGAGATGTGGCTGTAAAAGATGAAGACGGCTTTTTCTATATCGTAGACCGTACCAAGGAAATGATCAACCGAAAGGGATTAAATGTTTATCCTCGTGAGATCGAAGAAGTCATGATGAAGCACGATGCCATTTCAATGGTGGCAGTGATTGGCGTTCCGGATGATGAGGCAGGGGAGGAGATCAAAGCCTGTGTGGTACTTAAAAACGGACAGGATATTTCCGAGCAGGAACTAATAGACTGGACAGAGGACCATATCGCAGCCTATAAATATCCTCGCATTATCGAATTTATGGATGCGTTGCCCTTAAGTGCTACGGGTAAAATTTTGAAAAAGAAGTTGAGCTAG
- a CDS encoding acyl-CoA dehydrogenase has translation MAKKYVDINTLKYLLYDVYQLEEVLNQDRCEDHDISSMNLILDSVKDFSDRELYPYLKEMDEQPAHYKDGGVEVHKQVGVMMKQGGEMGFISGPFDYEEGGLQLPMMLYTASSFIQEAANNHLTGYIGLTLGAAELIINFGSQELKDIYVPKMLSGDWGGTMCLTEPQAGSSLSDITTKAIPQSDGSYKISGQKIFISGGDHQYADNIVHLVLARIEGAPAGTKGISLFVVPKKRPDEEGNLVSNDVTTVADFQKMGQRGYCTTHLGFGDAGECQGFLVGEANKGLKYMFLMMNGARIAVGRGGAAIATAAYHASLEYAKERPQGRKLASTGKKDPEEGQTFIINHPDVRRMLLFQKTVSEGSLGLVLLASKYYDLKHTLTDEKEKEKYGLLLELIIPMVKTYPSEMGAQSVSNGLQVLGGYGFCTDFILQQYHRDIRIFSIYEGTTGIQSQDLLGRKLLLENGKALQLLTEEIKQTINSALKYDDLKKYAGKLGDKLQEASKVIQHLIGFAKKGDYERFLSDATPFMEYLSTITLSWIWLEMAVNAKNALVTGKKTYSEEFYESKIHAMKFYFKYELPKTNGLAEVLLNEEVLTIAGEKEVFN, from the coding sequence ATGGCAAAAAAGTATGTCGATATAAATACGTTAAAATACCTTTTGTATGATGTGTATCAATTAGAAGAGGTGTTAAATCAGGATCGATGTGAGGATCATGATATCTCATCAATGAATTTAATTTTAGATTCTGTTAAGGACTTTTCTGACAGGGAGTTGTATCCTTATTTAAAAGAAATGGACGAACAACCGGCCCACTATAAAGATGGTGGGGTAGAAGTACATAAACAGGTTGGCGTAATGATGAAGCAGGGAGGAGAAATGGGATTTATCTCAGGACCCTTCGATTATGAAGAGGGAGGTTTACAACTTCCGATGATGCTTTATACGGCCTCTTCTTTTATACAGGAGGCTGCCAATAATCATTTGACCGGGTACATCGGGTTAACCTTAGGGGCAGCAGAACTGATTATCAATTTTGGAAGCCAGGAATTAAAGGATATTTACGTACCCAAGATGCTATCGGGAGACTGGGGTGGAACCATGTGTCTGACAGAACCCCAGGCAGGAAGTTCGTTATCTGATATTACTACCAAAGCCATTCCTCAAAGCGATGGTTCTTATAAAATATCCGGACAGAAAATTTTTATTTCCGGTGGAGACCATCAATATGCCGATAACATTGTACACCTGGTTTTGGCACGAATAGAGGGCGCTCCGGCAGGAACTAAAGGGATCTCCTTATTTGTCGTGCCTAAAAAACGTCCGGATGAAGAGGGGAATCTGGTTTCCAATGATGTTACCACGGTCGCAGACTTTCAGAAAATGGGCCAACGGGGCTATTGTACCACTCATCTAGGTTTTGGCGATGCCGGCGAGTGTCAGGGGTTTTTGGTCGGTGAGGCCAATAAGGGACTAAAATATATGTTTTTAATGATGAACGGTGCTCGTATTGCAGTAGGAAGGGGTGGCGCTGCCATTGCTACGGCTGCATATCATGCATCATTAGAATATGCCAAAGAACGTCCGCAAGGTAGAAAATTAGCCAGCACCGGTAAAAAAGACCCGGAGGAGGGACAAACCTTTATTATCAATCATCCGGATGTTAGAAGAATGTTGCTCTTCCAGAAAACTGTATCAGAAGGCTCTTTGGGCCTGGTTTTACTGGCATCTAAATACTATGATTTAAAACACACCCTGACCGATGAAAAGGAGAAGGAAAAGTATGGTTTATTGTTGGAGTTAATCATACCAATGGTTAAAACTTATCCGTCTGAAATGGGAGCACAATCAGTTTCTAACGGATTGCAGGTGTTAGGTGGCTATGGATTTTGTACTGACTTTATCTTACAGCAATATCATCGCGATATCCGTATTTTTTCTATCTATGAAGGAACCACAGGAATTCAGTCACAAGATTTATTAGGTAGAAAATTGCTATTAGAAAATGGTAAAGCCTTGCAACTGTTGACGGAGGAGATTAAACAGACCATTAATAGCGCTTTAAAATATGATGATCTGAAAAAGTATGCCGGGAAATTAGGTGATAAACTACAAGAAGCATCCAAAGTGATACAGCACTTGATTGGTTTTGCCAAAAAGGGCGATTATGAACGTTTCCTGTCAGATGCTACCCCATTTATGGAGTATCTAAGCACCATTACATTATCGTGGATATGGTTAGAGATGGCTGTAAATGCTAAAAATGCGTTAGTTACCGGAAAGAAAACATATTCAGAGGAGTTTTACGAAAGCAAAATTCACGCAATGAAATTCTATTTTAAATACGAACTGCCTAAGACTAATGGACTGGCCGAAGTATTGCTAAATGAAGAGGTATTGACCATTGCCGGGGAAAAAGAGGTTTTTAATTAA
- a CDS encoding SDR family NAD(P)-dependent oxidoreductase, whose translation MEVKDKVVIVTGAGSGIGAAAAKHFSNHRAKVVVSDIREDKAQKVVDEIIEKGGEAKAIVANVARFDEVEELVNKTVAEYGQLDVMVNNAGIGPKTMAKTGDYALEDWDSVIAVNQTGVFYGMKLALQQMMKQGHGNIVNVASLAGLKASLNNLSYSASKFAVVGMTKSAALEYATKNIRINAVCPGYTESALLDKLLAVRPDMDEMLKSVIPMKRYGQAEEVAEAIVWLASESTKFITGQTITLDGGTSL comes from the coding sequence ATGGAAGTAAAAGATAAAGTAGTAATAGTTACCGGGGCAGGATCTGGCATCGGGGCGGCTGCGGCAAAGCATTTCTCAAACCACCGGGCGAAAGTGGTAGTCTCCGATATACGAGAAGATAAAGCACAAAAAGTAGTTGATGAAATCATTGAAAAAGGTGGCGAGGCAAAAGCGATCGTAGCCAATGTTGCCAGGTTTGATGAAGTAGAAGAACTGGTAAACAAAACGGTAGCAGAGTATGGGCAATTAGACGTAATGGTCAATAATGCTGGTATCGGTCCAAAAACGATGGCCAAAACGGGCGATTATGCCCTCGAAGATTGGGACAGTGTGATTGCTGTCAATCAAACGGGCGTATTCTATGGCATGAAGCTCGCCTTGCAGCAGATGATGAAGCAAGGGCATGGCAATATTGTCAATGTGGCTTCCCTGGCAGGACTTAAGGCATCGCTCAATAACTTGTCTTATTCCGCCAGTAAGTTTGCCGTAGTAGGCATGACAAAATCGGCAGCATTAGAATATGCTACAAAAAATATCCGAATCAATGCCGTGTGTCCCGGTTATACAGAATCAGCCCTGCTAGATAAGCTGTTAGCTGTAAGACCCGATATGGATGAGATGCTTAAAAGCGTTATCCCAATGAAGCGCTATGGCCAGGCAGAAGAAGTAGCAGAAGCCATCGTGTGGTTAGCATCAGAAAGCACTAAATTTATTACCGGGCAAACCATCACCTTAGATGGTGGAACCTCCCTGTAA
- a CDS encoding type II toxin-antitoxin system ParD family antitoxin, whose protein sequence is MNKNTSISLGEYFDKFVKDSVSQGRFKNASEVIRAGLRLLEEEENRVLALKNSIKEGINSGHAVDFDPDNHLKSLKANRKLNG, encoded by the coding sequence ATGAATAAAAATACATCCATATCATTAGGAGAATACTTTGATAAATTTGTAAAAGATAGCGTCTCCCAGGGAAGATTTAAAAATGCCAGTGAAGTTATTCGTGCAGGATTAAGACTGTTAGAAGAGGAAGAAAATAGAGTATTAGCTTTAAAAAATTCAATTAAAGAAGGAATAAATAGTGGACATGCTGTGGATTTTGATCCTGATAATCATTTAAAATCCTTGAAAGCAAATAGAAAACTTAATGGCTAA
- a CDS encoding DUF3781 domain-containing protein, with protein sequence MEALIYTIILETEKSNFQKKGKNIYIINKKRNIRLTINSFTNNIITADKLNKTQATYNV encoded by the coding sequence ATTGAAGCCCTTATTTATACAATTATATTAGAAACAGAAAAATCTAATTTTCAAAAAAAAGGTAAAAACATTTATATAATTAACAAGAAAAGAAATATCAGGCTTACGATCAATTCCTTTACGAATAATATCATTACAGCTGACAAATTGAACAAAACACAGGCCACCTACAATGTGTAA
- a CDS encoding nucleotidyltransferase family protein produces MRSLQDIKSKLEKHKQHLFANYPIKSMAIFGSYSRKSQNADSDLDILVEFNDKIGIRFIDLADEIEKLVGFKVDLVSKNGIKDKYFESINSDLIYV; encoded by the coding sequence ATGAGATCATTACAGGATATAAAATCTAAGTTGGAGAAACACAAGCAGCACTTGTTTGCCAATTATCCTATTAAATCAATGGCGATTTTTGGATCGTATTCCAGAAAATCGCAAAATGCTGATAGTGATCTTGATATTCTTGTTGAATTTAATGACAAAATCGGCATTCGATTTATTGATTTAGCTGATGAAATCGAAAAATTAGTCGGTTTTAAAGTCGATCTGGTTTCTAAAAATGGAATCAAAGACAAATATTTTGAATCAATAAATTCGGATTTAATTTATGTCTAA
- a CDS encoding NADP-dependent oxidoreductase produces the protein MNKQIILKKRPQGLPEKDTWELQSNPVPEPGDGEVLIQQHYVSLDPAMRGWINDSKSYIEPVKIDDVMRAGSIGEVIKSNNHPKFNEGDVLTGWGGVQQYAVSNGDNWYKVDPNLASLPTYIGTLGMPGMTAYFGILEVGKIKEGDVVLVSGAAGAVGSVVGQIAKIKGCKVVGIAGGEKKCNYIKEELGFDGAIDYKSENVHTAIKRECPKGIDVYFDNVGGEILDAALARLRMHARVVICGAISQYNNKENVNGPSNYLSLLVNRATMQGMVVMDYAKDYGKAAQEMGGWIAQGKLKSKEDVYEGIENFHETFLRLFSGEKMGKLVLKVIED, from the coding sequence ATGAATAAGCAAATCATATTAAAAAAGCGCCCTCAAGGGCTACCGGAAAAAGATACCTGGGAACTACAATCTAATCCGGTTCCGGAACCCGGCGATGGCGAAGTGTTAATTCAGCAGCATTATGTATCACTCGACCCGGCCATGCGGGGATGGATAAACGATAGCAAGTCATATATTGAACCTGTAAAAATTGATGATGTTATGCGTGCAGGATCGATAGGGGAAGTAATTAAATCCAACAACCACCCAAAGTTTAACGAAGGAGATGTCTTGACTGGCTGGGGTGGGGTACAGCAGTATGCCGTTTCCAATGGTGATAACTGGTACAAAGTAGATCCTAACCTGGCATCTTTACCCACGTATATTGGCACCCTGGGAATGCCGGGGATGACTGCCTATTTTGGCATTTTAGAAGTGGGAAAGATTAAAGAAGGAGATGTCGTGCTTGTTTCCGGAGCAGCTGGAGCAGTGGGTAGTGTCGTCGGGCAAATAGCTAAGATCAAAGGATGCAAAGTAGTTGGTATTGCTGGTGGTGAAAAGAAATGCAATTATATAAAAGAAGAATTAGGCTTTGATGGTGCTATCGACTATAAATCAGAAAATGTACACACTGCAATTAAGCGGGAATGCCCTAAAGGGATTGATGTGTACTTTGATAATGTTGGAGGAGAAATTCTGGATGCTGCTTTAGCCAGGCTGCGAATGCACGCCAGGGTGGTTATCTGCGGAGCTATTTCACAGTATAACAATAAAGAAAACGTCAACGGCCCAAGTAATTATTTGTCTTTGTTAGTAAACCGGGCAACTATGCAGGGGATGGTGGTCATGGACTATGCGAAGGATTATGGAAAAGCAGCCCAGGAAATGGGAGGTTGGATCGCGCAAGGGAAATTGAAGAGTAAAGAAGATGTGTATGAAGGAATAGAAAATTTTCACGAGACATTTTTGCGCTTATTCTCAGGAGAGAAAATGGGTAAATTGGTATTAAAAGTGATCGAAGACTAA
- a CDS encoding ABC transporter permease, which translates to MVASPGTSSGGKFIGIDPASEDSVTQLSQNVTEGEYLSPQDKNKVIIGKKLAEKLKVKVRSKIVLTFQDIDGNIVAGAFRIVGIFQSYNSTLEEMNLYVNQADLAGLQNTENNVHEIAILLNDADEVPEYKKVLFDRYPSLLTQSWKELALNLAL; encoded by the coding sequence ATGGTAGCATCTCCCGGCACCAGTTCCGGAGGTAAATTCATAGGCATTGATCCAGCGTCAGAAGATAGTGTCACCCAACTCAGCCAAAATGTTACCGAGGGAGAATATTTATCTCCACAAGATAAAAACAAGGTAATTATCGGTAAGAAACTAGCTGAAAAACTTAAAGTAAAAGTACGATCAAAAATTGTCCTGACATTTCAGGATATAGATGGAAATATTGTGGCCGGAGCATTTAGGATTGTTGGTATTTTCCAAAGTTATAACTCCACACTTGAGGAAATGAATTTATATGTCAATCAGGCTGACCTTGCCGGGTTACAAAACACAGAAAACAATGTACATGAAATAGCCATTCTTTTAAATGATGCTGACGAAGTACCGGAATACAAAAAAGTGCTTTTTGACAGATATCCATCATTGCTCACTCAAAGCTGGAAAGAACTAGCCCTGAACTTGGCTTTATGA
- a CDS encoding type II toxin-antitoxin system RelE/ParE family toxin, whose amino-acid sequence MAKYILTNKAVEDLTDIWNYTLNEWSENQADKYYNMLIEAIKQIAKTPQIGKNYEMVIPDLSGFRVSKHIIFYKILNEDSIEVVRILHERMDLKYRVEE is encoded by the coding sequence ATGGCTAAATATATATTAACCAATAAAGCCGTTGAGGATTTGACTGATATATGGAACTATACTCTTAATGAGTGGTCAGAAAATCAAGCAGATAAATATTATAATATGCTAATTGAAGCAATTAAACAGATTGCAAAAACTCCTCAAATTGGTAAGAACTATGAAATGGTAATTCCTGACCTAAGTGGGTTTAGAGTGTCAAAGCATATTATTTTTTATAAAATTCTTAATGAGGACTCAATTGAAGTCGTTCGAATTCTACACGAAAGAATGGATTTAAAATATAGAGTAGAAGAATAA
- a CDS encoding ABC transporter ATP-binding protein gives MKEDNHSNCVIHTEELSKVYDEGAVPVKAVNNVHLHIEKGEFTALVGPSGSGKTTLLNLLGGLDSPTSGKVWIHGKNISTLKKNQMIDFRLHNIGFVFQAYNLIPVLTAKENIEFVMLLQKAGKEERKQRVEQLLQETGLADQGDKRPGELSGGQQQRVAVARALASKPQFVLADEPTANLDSKTAGNLLDMMARLNRDEGMTFIFSTHDQRVIDRARRVITLVDGAISKDEVRETKNVSS, from the coding sequence ATGAAAGAAGATAATCATAGCAATTGTGTAATCCACACCGAAGAGCTTTCTAAAGTATATGATGAAGGGGCTGTTCCTGTGAAGGCAGTTAACAATGTTCATCTCCACATCGAAAAGGGAGAATTTACTGCTCTTGTTGGACCTTCCGGATCCGGAAAAACAACTTTACTGAATTTGCTGGGTGGCCTGGACTCACCAACTTCAGGAAAAGTGTGGATCCACGGAAAGAATATCTCCACACTGAAGAAAAACCAGATGATCGATTTTCGCTTGCACAACATCGGTTTTGTTTTCCAGGCTTATAACCTGATACCGGTTCTCACTGCCAAAGAGAATATCGAATTTGTCATGCTATTGCAAAAAGCAGGTAAAGAGGAACGAAAGCAAAGAGTCGAACAATTATTACAGGAAACAGGACTGGCAGATCAGGGTGATAAAAGGCCGGGTGAACTTTCCGGAGGCCAGCAACAAAGAGTTGCCGTAGCCAGAGCACTTGCATCAAAACCCCAATTTGTATTGGCTGATGAGCCAACAGCTAATCTAGATTCTAAAACTGCCGGAAACCTGCTTGACATGATGGCCAGGCTTAACAGAGATGAAGGCATGACCTTTATATTTTCTACCCATGACCAGCGAGTAATAGACAGAGCCAGAAGAGTGATCACGCTGGTGGATGGTGCTATTTCAAAGGATGAAGTCCGGGAAACCAAAAACGTAAGTTCTTAA
- a CDS encoding VOC family protein: MADKEHKIEIEFLDHVAIRVADMEASTAWYEKVLGLKRYQLPEWGDYPVFLLSGKSGIAIFPANVNDSKLDSTSKNVKIDHFAFNVTNENFEKAKKRYTELNLDFNIQDHHYFDSIYTKDPDGHTVELTTIKVDERDFYK; the protein is encoded by the coding sequence ATGGCAGATAAAGAGCATAAAATAGAAATTGAATTTTTAGACCATGTAGCAATTCGAGTTGCTGATATGGAGGCTTCTACTGCTTGGTATGAAAAAGTATTGGGACTAAAACGATATCAGCTGCCCGAATGGGGTGATTACCCGGTCTTTTTACTTTCCGGAAAATCGGGTATCGCAATTTTTCCTGCAAATGTCAATGATTCCAAACTTGACTCTACCTCAAAAAATGTAAAAATTGATCATTTTGCCTTTAATGTCACAAACGAGAATTTCGAGAAAGCTAAAAAACGATATACTGAATTGAATTTAGATTTCAATATTCAGGATCACCATTACTTTGATTCGATTTATACGAAAGACCCTGATGGGCATACTGTTGAACTAACTACCATCAAAGTGGATGAACGCGATTTTTACAAATAA
- a CDS encoding acyl-CoA dehydrogenase family protein → MGRILWSSEIFNCNAPDTGNMEVLAKYGSPEQQKQWLDPLMDGTIRSAFLMTEPQVASSDATNIETTITPEGDDYIINGTKWWSSGGMNPACKIAIVMGKTDPEAPRHQQQSMILVPMDTPGVKVVRALSVFGFNDSPEGHAEIELENVRVPKENLILGEGRGFEIAQGRLGPGRIHHCMRLIGMAQRSLELMSRRATERSTFGKTLKDYSSIRQEIAQSQCEIEQARLLTLSAADKMDKLGNKASKDLIAMIKIVAPNMALKVIDRAIQIHGGMGVGPDTPLAHFYAAARVLRLADGPDEVHMYQLGKSVIRKHSDNNRNF, encoded by the coding sequence ATGGGGCGTATTTTGTGGTCATCAGAGATTTTTAATTGTAATGCCCCGGATACGGGAAACATGGAGGTGCTGGCAAAATATGGATCACCGGAACAGCAAAAACAATGGCTGGACCCATTAATGGATGGTACAATCCGCTCAGCTTTTTTAATGACTGAACCTCAGGTTGCTTCTTCTGATGCCACCAATATTGAAACGACAATTACTCCAGAGGGTGACGACTATATTATTAATGGTACCAAATGGTGGTCTTCCGGAGGAATGAACCCTGCGTGTAAAATTGCTATTGTAATGGGTAAAACTGATCCTGAGGCACCACGACATCAGCAACAGAGCATGATTTTAGTTCCGATGGACACTCCGGGGGTAAAGGTGGTAAGGGCATTATCGGTATTTGGCTTCAACGATTCGCCGGAAGGTCATGCAGAAATTGAATTAGAAAACGTACGAGTGCCTAAAGAAAACCTGATCCTTGGAGAAGGAAGGGGATTTGAGATTGCTCAAGGTAGATTAGGTCCCGGACGTATTCACCATTGCATGCGATTGATAGGAATGGCCCAGCGATCGCTGGAACTAATGTCCAGGCGCGCTACAGAACGATCTACCTTTGGCAAAACATTGAAAGATTACAGTAGTATCCGCCAGGAGATTGCCCAATCCCAATGCGAAATAGAGCAAGCCCGGTTATTAACGCTTTCTGCTGCCGATAAAATGGATAAGCTTGGTAATAAAGCATCAAAAGACCTGATCGCTATGATAAAAATAGTTGCTCCAAATATGGCGCTAAAAGTCATAGACCGAGCCATTCAGATTCACGGAGGTATGGGAGTTGGCCCGGATACGCCACTCGCGCATTTCTATGCTGCGGCAAGAGTGTTGCGCTTAGCCGACGGCCCCGATGAAGTGCACATGTATCAATTGGGTAAAAGTGTAATCAGGAAGCATTCCGATAATAATAGAAATTTTTAG
- a CDS encoding Crp/Fnr family transcriptional regulator — translation MEDLQQKIRSFTTVSDADMEFALQFYKKESVPKGSFLLKPGQYIDSFYFMKEGCVSYYTVDDGISQVMELFTEGYFFTDLYAYIQEVPSLSYLEVMEDSTLYTVSKKDVEKIFDYSHQLERFGRLSMQKAFINNFQRIHQIKNVSNQERYLELLEKRPSLFQRVPQYLIASYLGLTPVGLSKIRKRLSKEEIKN, via the coding sequence TTGGAGGATTTACAACAAAAAATAAGATCATTTACTACTGTTAGCGACGCTGATATGGAGTTTGCTTTGCAGTTTTATAAAAAGGAATCGGTTCCCAAAGGTTCTTTTCTATTAAAACCCGGCCAGTATATCGATTCTTTCTACTTCATGAAAGAAGGTTGCGTTTCTTATTATACCGTAGATGATGGCATATCTCAAGTGATGGAGTTATTTACCGAAGGGTATTTTTTTACGGACTTATATGCCTATATCCAGGAAGTCCCGTCGCTTTCTTACCTCGAAGTGATGGAAGATTCGACCCTGTATACAGTCTCTAAAAAGGATGTTGAAAAAATCTTTGATTATTCTCATCAGCTCGAGCGGTTTGGCAGGTTGTCCATGCAAAAGGCGTTTATCAATAATTTTCAACGCATCCACCAAATTAAAAATGTATCAAACCAGGAACGATACCTGGAGCTGTTAGAAAAAAGACCGTCCCTTTTTCAACGGGTACCACAATATCTCATAGCATCTTATCTCGGCCTGACTCCTGTTGGTCTTTCTAAAATTCGAAAAAGACTGAGCAAGGAGGAAATTAAAAACTAA